The following are encoded together in the Humulus lupulus chromosome 5, drHumLupu1.1, whole genome shotgun sequence genome:
- the LOC133778630 gene encoding DCD domain-containing protein NRP-B — protein sequence MENNNNQFLQFSDQLRHQTSNLANLSINDSIWGSSYGTKRTGERRNFDIRVGGDLNSPSGLNLNGSSGSTGFNNDGWNSFKQNGPEFNGFSNDVWNNNNNSSNNSNINLNNSYKSKASSDHFNGFVNDGWKTGSSSPAGPHLGGLPQKNIGINGGFNKGIYSKSLNHNIYNDIGMGMGMGMKSHKKNDDHVGVKGGKKNSNKKNNNNNGDSNNDNKEGKNGTDKRFKTLPPSESLPRNETVGGYIFVCNNDTMQENLKRQLFGLPPRYRDSVRAITPGLPLFLYNYSTHQLHGIFEAASFGGSNIDPTAWEDKKSAGESRFPAQVRVITRKICEPLEEDSFRPILHHYDGPKFRLELNVPEALSLLDIFGDQES from the exons ATGGAAAATAACAACAACCAGTTTCTGCAATTCAGTGATCAGCTTCGTCACCAGACTTCTAACCTCGCCAACCTCTCGATCAACGATTCGATCTGGGGTAGCTCGTATGGGACGAAGAGGACCGGAGAAAGAAGGAATTTTGATATAAGGGTCGGCGGTGATCTCAACTCTCCAAGCGGTTTGAACCTAAATGGGTCTTCTGGTTCGACCGGTTTCAACAACGATGGTTGGAACAGTTTCAAGCAAAATGGGCCTGAGTTTAATGGGTTCTCTAACGATGTctggaacaacaacaacaacagcagcaacaacagcAATATCAACCTCAACAACAGTTACAAGTCCAAAGCTTCTTCTGACCACTTCAATGGGTTCGTTAACGATGGGTGGAAGACGGGTTCGTCTTCACCAGCAGGGCCACATCTTGGTGGGCTTCCTCAGAAGAATATTGGGATCAATGGAGGGTTCAACAAAGGGATTTATTCAAAGTCGTTGAATCACAACATTTATAATGATATTGGTATGGGTATGGGTATGGGTATGAAGAGCCATAAGAAAAATGATGACCATGTAGGAGTTAAGGGTGGGAAGAAGAACAGTAACAAGAAGAATAACAACAACAATGGTGATAGTAATAATGATAACAAAGAAGGAAAGAACGGTACTGATAAGAGGTTCAAGACTCTTCCACCATCAGAATCTCTGCCTAGAAATGAAACTGTTGGTGGCTACATCTTTGTCTGCAACAACGATACCATGCAGGAGAACCTCAAAAGACAGCTTTTTG GTTTGCCTCCTCGTTACAGGGATTCAGTTCGTGCAATAACTCCGGGGttgcctcttttcctctacaacTACTCCACTCACCAACTCCATGGAATTTTTGAG GCTGCTAGTTTTGGTGGGAGTAACATTGATCCCACTGCTTGGGAGGACAAGAAATCTGCTGGGGAATCACGTTTTCCTGctcag GTTCGAGTTATTACAAGGAAAATCTGTGAACCACTGGAGGAGGATTCTTTCAGGCCAATTCTTCATCATTATGATGGACCTAAATTCCGCCTTGAACTAAACGTGCCTGAg GCACTCTCTCTCTTGGATATATTTGGAGATCAAGAGTCTTGA
- the LOC133778629 gene encoding uncharacterized protein At3g28850, translating into MGCSSSKRVDAAVVDVYRPSPTSFAVFDINSIHEPWIVVDSTTNHEKPTHVPAQILEKLGSLEAAEEPAPPQSWEEVSKALEDLKPTLQPKPITPTPAPAPEKPNPVQLTSSAKNSPVLKKPNLPNSKSFRTLEELDAKLSPKPTASLRKTESNNRFESRTTELGPIPSTVAGAGGVPVKPVVKENPFILRDRLEKEKEGKQALIEKILASKRDPLSEFPEKCPPGGADSVVIYTTSLQGVRRTYEDCNRVRAILELHRVAYDERDVALHGGFLGELKELLAGEAEIGVPRVFVKGRYVGGAREIEELNDSGRLGRIITRTGIERGIGRIGCSGCGGARFVPCLDCGGSCKVVADVGDKVRCPKCNENGLVHCPICL; encoded by the coding sequence ATGGGTTGCTCCTCCTCCAAACGAGTCGACGCCGCCGTCGTCGACGTCTACCGTCCGTCTCCGACGAGCTTCGCCGTCTTCGATATCAACTCCATCCACGAGCCTTGGATCGTTGTCGACTCCACCACCAATCACGAGAAGCCCACCCACGTTCCTGCCCAGATACTCGAGAAGCTCGGCTCGTTGGAAGCCGCCGAAGAACCAGCGCCGCCTCAGTCGTGGGAAGAGGTCAGCAAAGCCTTGGAAGACCTCAAGCCAACTCTTCAGCCCAAACCAATAACCCCAACCCCAGCTCCAGCTCCGGAGAAGCCTAACCCAGTTCAGCTAACGTCGTCGGCGAAGAACAGCCCTGTTCTCAAGAAGCCGAACCTCCCTAACAGTAAGTCCTTTCGCACACTAGAGGAGCTCGACGCCAAGCTCTCCCCCAAACCAACGGCATCGTTGAGGAAAACTGAGTCAAATAACCGGTTTGAGTCAAGAACTACTGAACTCGGTCCAATTCCCAGTACCGTAGCCGGCGCCGGCGGAGTACCAGTCAAGCCGGTGGTGAAGGAGAACCCGTTTATACTGAGAGACAGGttggagaaagagaaagaagggaagCAAGCCCTCATCGAGAAAATATTAGCGAGCAAGCGAGACCCGCTGAGCGAGTTCCCGGAGAAGTGTCCGCCGGGCGGAGCAGACTCGGTGGTGATATATACGACGTCGTTGCAAGGGGTTCGGAGGACGTACGAGGACTGTAACAGAGTGAGGGCAATATTGGAATTGCACAGGGTGGCGTACGACGAGCGTGACGTGGCGTTGCACGGCGGTTTCTTGGGTGAGCTGAAGGAGTTGTTGGCCGGCGAAGCGGAGATCGGAGTGCCCAGAGTTTTCGTCAAGGGAAGGTACGTGGGCGGAGCCCGAGAGATTGAGGAGCTGAACGATTCGGGTCGGTTGGGTCGGATCATAACCCGAACCGGAATAGAGAGAGGAATCGGGCGAATCGGGTGCTCCGGATGCGGTGGGGCCCGATTCGTGCCGTGTTTGGACTGTGGGGGGAGTTGTAAGGTGGTGGCGGATGTAGGGGATAAGGTGAGGTGCCCCAAGTGTAATGAGAATGGTTTGGTGCATTGTCCCATTTGTCTTTGa